The genome window CGGACGAACTCCACCTTCACAGTCGCTCAGAATCCAACTACCGGGGTACAAGCTCACTCACCTTCCCCAAAAAACAATTCGGAGTGCGGCTGATCGATGAGCAGGATGAAAACCGGAACGAACCCATTCTGGGCCTGCCGTCTGAAAACAACTGGATCATGCATGCCCCCTGGGATGATCGTACCCTGATCCGTAATGCCGTTGCCTTTCAGCTGAGCAGCGACATGGGCCGTTATGCTCCCCGAACCCGTTTTGTAGAACTGTTTCTTCATGAAGGAGACGGGCCGGTAACAGAAGATCACTACCATGGTGTTTATATGCTTCTCGAACGGATCAAATGGGACGACAACCGCGTCGACATCGAAAAAATCACCCCGGAGGACAATTCCGAACCGGAAATATCCGGCGGCTATATCATCAACTTTGACCGTGATATCCATATCCGAAGCACCAGCAGAAATACAGGCTTTGCCCTGGTACGCCCGCAGGACTGGGATATCACTTCCCAGCAGCGCAGCTGGATCGAACAGTATCTCGGTGATCTGGAAAACGCCCTGTTTGGTGCTAACTTCCGGGATCCTGATGACGGCTATGCGGCGTATCTTGATCCCGAATCCTTCATAGATCACCATCTGATCACCGAAACGCTCAAGGAAATGGACGGATATCGTCTGAGCACCTATCTGTATAAAGACCGCGGCGAACGTCTTGTTATGGGACCGGTCTGGGATTACAACCTCAGCCTGGGCAACTACACGACTACCGAGGGATGGAACGGACATGATCCGACCGGATGGTACTATACCCATGTTGACCCTGAAGATCAATATCTCAACGGCTGGTACACCCGGCTGTTCCAGGATCCTGATTTTGAAGAGCGCTACCGGGAGCGATGGTGGGAGCTGCGACAGGGAGCTTTTTCCTCTGATCACATTGTCAATATGATTCATGACTATGTCGACAAGCTTGATGAAGCCATAGACCGTAATTTTGAGCGATGGGACATCCTGGGTGATGATGTCTGGGAGTGGAGCCGCGACGGGTTTGACACCTATGAAGAGGAAATTGACTACATGGTCAACTGGATTGAAACCCGGCTTGAATGGATCGACACCCAGATGGGAGAACCTCCGGCTGACTTGTCCGATGAGACACAGCTGCGGTACTTCTGGTACTTTGGTGACAAAATGCTCAATAACACGCCTTTTGAAACTATCGATGCCTCATTTTCACTTGTGGACAATGCGCGTATCCGGTTTCATTCCGCTCTTGACGGATATCCGTTCCACGAAGACCACGACCTTTGGCGCAAGGCTTCCATGGAAAGGCGCAATCAACCCACTGACATCAACTACCGGGAGAAAGGTAACGAAGGCAGACCATTCAACTGGAACGCCATGCGGGCTTTGCAGGTGCGCCAGCCATTCCGTGGGGATGCCGGTGAAAACACAATGATATTCGAACTCCCGACTACGGGAATGGATAGTCCCGTTTTCCGCTTTGCCGCCATGGATGAAGGAGCCGCCGAGGAACTGGTTATAGATTATTCCGTTGCGGATCAGTCGGGACTGAATAAGACTGATTCTGATGCGGATTCGTCAAACCGGACAACCGGTGAACCTGAGTGGACGACAGAAGGAATCGGCGACGGCCGGTTCTCTTTGGGACAGGAGTATCAGGAATACAAAGTGGATTTCAGAGGCATCGAAAGTGTAACTGACAACCCCGACTTTAAAGTAAGAATCCGTTTTGACGGAGATATTATAGATGATGACCGGGGCAACCGGGTCACATTCAATAATTTCAGCTTTGAAGATGACGACAGCGAACCGGTTTCAGCCTCGTATGATGATGAGCAGAAACCCGGGACAGTCCGGCTTGAACAGAACTATCCCAATCCATTCAACTCTACAACAGTTATCCGGTATCATCTGCCGGAAAGCGGTAATGTCACACTTGATGTTTACGATGTTCTGGGGCAGCGGGTGAAGACTCTTGTTAACGAACAGCTTGCTGCCGGCAGTCATGAAGTCACACTGGATGCCGGCAGACTTTCCAGCGGCGTCTATCTGTACCGGCTTGAAGCTGGCTCCGGAAGCATTACAAAATCCATGCTTCTGGTAAAGTAAGAACCGGCTTCAGACGATTATCAGACAAATGATGCTGGTTATTTAACCAGCATCATTTGACGGGATTTCACATAATCTCCGGCACGAAGTCTGTAAATATAGGTTCCGCTGGACAGTTCCGTGGCATCGAATGTGACATTATGCTGCCCTGAAGGCAAATTTTCGTTCTTCAGTACAGTGACCTGCTGACCGAGCAGATTATAAACACTGAGTTTTGCATGGGCTGTCCCGGGTAGTGAAAAAGATATGGTAGTGGTTGGATTAAACGGATTGGGATAATTTTGGCCGAGCTCTACACCTTGCGGGGTGTCATCCTCAAAATCACCGGCTGAAGTTTCACGCTCTACGGCTGATACATCCAACTGATCAAAATACCAGGTATGGTTTTCACTACCATCACCGATCTGTCCGTCCTGTAAATCAAAAATGAGGGTAATCAGGTCCCATTCGGTATCAAATCCTGCACCACTCATATCCCAGGTCAATTCTTCCCACTCATTGCTGGTCGTGGTCGGCTCCGCCATTTCGAACTCCTCATCACCTGCCTGCTGTTCCATTTTCATCACTACAGGAGCACCTTCCCGGGGAGACCATACTTTCATGGATATGGTGTGGTTTTCGGGATCAAAAGTGAAGGAGTGATCAAGGTGCATGAAAGCCCCGCCCCAGAAGGCGCCGCCATCCTTGACCATTTTACCTACGCGCCCGCTGTCATTTACATCATCGGTAGCGGGATTTTCGACCACACTGGCCTGACCACCGTCAAACCCGAAGAAAGCAAGGTGCCAGGGGAAATCGGGATCTTCGAAATCTAGCGGCAGTGAAACAGGCACAAGATCATCCGGAGACTCCGGTCCATCCGGAAGCTCATCATCGTCTTCTGCAGCGGTGATGGAAAGATTGTTGAAATACCATGTGAAGTTGTCACTGCCATCTCCTGTTTGTCCTTCCATATCATCAAACACCAGGGAGATAACATCCCATGCCTCGTCATAACCGGCATCGCTCATGTCCCACGTAAGCACTTCCCACTGATCGCTTGTTTCTGTAGATACTGTGGCTTCAAATGTGGCATTACCATTGGACTGGCCGGTACGGATGGTCACGGGCACATTTTCGCGTGGTGACCAGACCTTCATTGTGACCTGGTTGTTATTTTGATCAAAAGTAAACGGAGTTGTCAGCATAAATTCCGATCCGCCCAGATGCGAACCACCGTCCTTGACCATTTTACCTACCCGCTCGCTGTCATTCACATCATCGGGTGCGGGGTTATCCACAACGGAAAAGTTGCCGCCGTCGAAGTCTCTGAAGGCTTCGCTCCAGTTAACCGACTGGTCATCAAAATTGACCGGAAGTGTCACAAGTGTATCGGCATCGGCATCCTGATACACCCTGACATAATCGACGATCATTTCCTGGGGAAACTGGGTAGTATGGTCCGGATATCCGGGCCAGTTACCTCCAACGGCGACATTCAGGATCATGTGGAATCTCTGGTCAAAGGGCGCTGGAAAATCGTGCCCCTGGGTGTACCAGTCATCCTGTGTCTGGTAATGCTCCCCGTCGACATACCAGCGCATTTCACCATGCTCCCATTCAAGGGTGAATGTGTAAAAATCATCATGAAATGTGCCTTCGTCAAGCTGGTAATAATCACCGGTATGCACATTATCGGGCCATCCGCCCCCATAATGCAGGGTGCCATGAACTTTGTCGGGCTCATGACCGAGGTATTCCATAATGTCGATTTCGCCGCTGGCAGCCCATCCGCCATAGACATCATCGGTAGGCATCATCCATATGGCCGGCCATATCCCCTGTCCGACGGGCATTTTGGCACGAATTTCAAAACGTCCGTACCGCCAGTCACCCTTATTGATGGTTCGGATCCGGGCTGAGGTATAATCCATTCCGCCATAATTTTCTTCGCGGGCGACAATGTGGAGTTTTCCGTCTTCAACAAAAATGTTCTTTTCCCGGTCGGTGTAGTATTGTGACTCATTGTTGCCCCATCCGGTGAGTCCTTCGGCTGCTCCGGTTCCATATTGATAAGACCACTTTGACTCGTCCAGTTCTTCACCGTCAAACTCATCGGACCAGACGAGTTCCCAGTTCTGGGCGTGGAGATTGCCGGAAATAAATCCTATTAGAAAAATGCATAAAAAAATCCTGAGAAATGACATGGTATGAAAAGTTTAGTAATACAGAGATTTTCGATTCTGTTTGCCGGAACACAGTCCATGCACAATGATTCAGAGATTTCTTTGAGCATCTCTAATGTGCTGTTGTATCAGTTCGCAGTCTAATAAAAAAACAAGTGATACCGGCAGTGTCATTGCCGGTATCACATTTGCCATTGCTGTATGCTTAATCAGATAGCGCTTAATCGAGATGATTGTTAAACCAAATTACTTCACAAACATCATCTTTTTTGTCTGTGAAAATGAGCCTGCCTGAAGGCGGTAAATGTACACGCCACTGGCGAGGTCATTGGCATCAAATGATGCGGTATATTGCCCGGGCTGGTGTGTGCCACTGGCGAGAACAGCGATACGCTGGCCCATCAGATTGAATACTTCAAGCGTAACCTCAGACTGCTCCGGGACTTCATACCGGATTTGTGTCTCCGGATTGAACGGGTTCGGGTAATTCTGCTCGAGATTAAATGCCGCCGGTGTAAGGTCACCGGATTCATCAATGCTGGTAGGCTGATATTCTACGTTTACTTCCAGGTCATCAAAATACCAGGTTGAACTTTCGCCACCGTCTCCTACACCACTTTCCTGGAAATCGAAAATCAAGGTTACCACATCCCATTCGGTTTCAAAACCGGCACCGGACATATCCCAGATCATCTCCTCCCATTCTTGACTTTTTGTGGTATTACCGACGACTTCATATTCGGCCTCGCCATCCTGCTGTTCAACTTTCATCAATATGGGAACATCTTCTCTGGGTGACCAGACTTTCATGGATATGGCAGGGGCATTTTCATCTATGGTAAAACTTTCATCAATATGTGTGAATGCACCTGCCCAGAAAGGTCCGGCACCTTTAATCATTTTTCCTACCCAGTCACTGCTGTTGCGGTCTGACTGATCGGGATTTTCCACGCGCTCGACAAATCCTCCTTCAAATCCAAAAAAGGCGAAATTCCAGTTGTAATCCTCATCTTCAAAATCAAGCGGCAGTGTTACAGGATGCAAATCCTCCGGATTAGCAGGGCCTTCGGGTCTTTCGGCATCCGGGTCAGCTGCATTGACTTCAAGATTGTCGAAGTACCAGGTCCAGTCCTCGCCGCCATCTCCGTCCTGGCCTTCATCGAAGTCAAATATCATGGTAATCTGATCCCAGTCATGAAGTACATTGGCGCCGCTGTATTCCCATGTCAATGTTTCCCACTCTCCGCTGGTTGAAGTCACTGCAAAAGCATCAACCTCGTTTTCACCATCGAACTGCTCGACTTTCAAATTGATCCCGACATTACTGCGGGGTGACCAGACGTCCATACTGATGGTATAATTTTCATCATCAAAATAGAATGGTTCGTCTACAAGAAAGAATGCTCCTGCCCAGTAGATTACAGCATCCTTTACCATGCGTCCTACATAGTCGCTGTCGTTATCTTCATCTTTGTGCGGATTTTCAATGACATCCACGTGGGCGCCTTCAAAGCCCAGAAATACATTATCCCAGTTGATATCCTGATCTTCGAAATCA of Natronogracilivirga saccharolytica contains these proteins:
- a CDS encoding CotH kinase family protein, with product MRLQILPLLLLSVFIPFNSKAETPTNPPEFSHPAGTYENPFGLELSAHEDATVYYTTNGEVPTETSNEFQPGDPVHISGSVMVRARAFREGYDPSKPVTKVFTQLHQNIADFDSNLPLVVVNQFDDVMHPEGLHRSTIYFSVIDLDDDGRARLLSDELHLHSRSESNYRGTSSLTFPKKQFGVRLIDEQDENRNEPILGLPSENNWIMHAPWDDRTLIRNAVAFQLSSDMGRYAPRTRFVELFLHEGDGPVTEDHYHGVYMLLERIKWDDNRVDIEKITPEDNSEPEISGGYIINFDRDIHIRSTSRNTGFALVRPQDWDITSQQRSWIEQYLGDLENALFGANFRDPDDGYAAYLDPESFIDHHLITETLKEMDGYRLSTYLYKDRGERLVMGPVWDYNLSLGNYTTTEGWNGHDPTGWYYTHVDPEDQYLNGWYTRLFQDPDFEERYRERWWELRQGAFSSDHIVNMIHDYVDKLDEAIDRNFERWDILGDDVWEWSRDGFDTYEEEIDYMVNWIETRLEWIDTQMGEPPADLSDETQLRYFWYFGDKMLNNTPFETIDASFSLVDNARIRFHSALDGYPFHEDHDLWRKASMERRNQPTDINYREKGNEGRPFNWNAMRALQVRQPFRGDAGENTMIFELPTTGMDSPVFRFAAMDEGAAEELVIDYSVADQSGLNKTDSDADSSNRTTGEPEWTTEGIGDGRFSLGQEYQEYKVDFRGIESVTDNPDFKVRIRFDGDIIDDDRGNRVTFNNFSFEDDDSEPVSASYDDEQKPGTVRLEQNYPNPFNSTTVIRYHLPESGNVTLDVYDVLGQRVKTLVNEQLAAGSHEVTLDAGRLSSGVYLYRLEAGSGSITKSMLLVK
- a CDS encoding family 16 glycosylhydrolase, giving the protein MSFLRIFLCIFLIGFISGNLHAQNWELVWSDEFDGEELDESKWSYQYGTGAAEGLTGWGNNESQYYTDREKNIFVEDGKLHIVAREENYGGMDYTSARIRTINKGDWRYGRFEIRAKMPVGQGIWPAIWMMPTDDVYGGWAASGEIDIMEYLGHEPDKVHGTLHYGGGWPDNVHTGDYYQLDEGTFHDDFYTFTLEWEHGEMRWYVDGEHYQTQDDWYTQGHDFPAPFDQRFHMILNVAVGGNWPGYPDHTTQFPQEMIVDYVRVYQDADADTLVTLPVNFDDQSVNWSEAFRDFDGGNFSVVDNPAPDDVNDSERVGKMVKDGGSHLGGSEFMLTTPFTFDQNNNQVTMKVWSPRENVPVTIRTGQSNGNATFEATVSTETSDQWEVLTWDMSDAGYDEAWDVISLVFDDMEGQTGDGSDNFTWYFNNLSITAAEDDDELPDGPESPDDLVPVSLPLDFEDPDFPWHLAFFGFDGGQASVVENPATDDVNDSGRVGKMVKDGGAFWGGAFMHLDHSFTFDPENHTISMKVWSPREGAPVVMKMEQQAGDEEFEMAEPTTTSNEWEELTWDMSGAGFDTEWDLITLIFDLQDGQIGDGSENHTWYFDQLDVSAVERETSAGDFEDDTPQGVELGQNYPNPFNPTTTISFSLPGTAHAKLSVYNLLGQQVTVLKNENLPSGQHNVTFDATELSSGTYIYRLRAGDYVKSRQMMLVK
- a CDS encoding T9SS type A sorting domain-containing protein; translation: MYRFIFTVIIAALLPVSGLFAQTTNNVSESNSAGPDGVVIADTVDDEPEPDLTPVSLPLDFEDQDINWDNVFLGFEGAHVDVIENPHKDEDNDSDYVGRMVKDAVIYWAGAFFLVDEPFYFDDENYTISMDVWSPRSNVGINLKVEQFDGENEVDAFAVTSTSGEWETLTWEYSGANVLHDWDQITMIFDFDEGQDGDGGEDWTWYFDNLEVNAADPDAERPEGPANPEDLHPVTLPLDFEDEDYNWNFAFFGFEGGFVERVENPDQSDRNSSDWVGKMIKGAGPFWAGAFTHIDESFTIDENAPAISMKVWSPREDVPILMKVEQQDGEAEYEVVGNTTKSQEWEEMIWDMSGAGFETEWDVVTLIFDFQESGVGDGGESSTWYFDDLEVNVEYQPTSIDESGDLTPAAFNLEQNYPNPFNPETQIRYEVPEQSEVTLEVFNLMGQRIAVLASGTHQPGQYTASFDANDLASGVYIYRLQAGSFSQTKKMMFVK